Below is a genomic region from Osmerus mordax isolate fOsmMor3 chromosome 22, fOsmMor3.pri, whole genome shotgun sequence.
gtTGCCTTCCTGCAGAGAGCAGTTTCCAGGGAGACTTCCCCGTGCCGCCCCCCTACAGTGTTGCCACCTCTCTGCCCACCTACGATGAGGCCGAGAAGGCCAAGGCAGCATCCTTGGCTGCCTCAGCTGTGGAAGTGATCCCCCGGGTAGGATGgaagtaaaacacacacacacactcacaggccgaCATACGCATGCATGAGAGGAAAGTTTGTCTGAGGGCATCCTTCCTCAGGAGGAACAGCAAGAGTTCAAGGACACCCCACTCAAGTAGGCATTACATTTGCCCTCGTTGTCATTTAACACAGTTGGGCCTGGGAGATGAAAAGAGATGATTCTGCTGGCACGTTGATGTTGTCTGAAGTCCCACAACAGATATGTCTTTACTGCTGTTGTTGCGTAGCAACATCATGTCAAACCGTGTATCTGTTTTGCAGGATGATGACTTCCCTCCCAGGGATGATTTCAGTGATGCAGACCAGTTGAGAGTTGGCAACGATGGCATCTTCATGCTGGCCTTTTTCAGTGAGTAGATCAGCCCAAATCACTTTTGATCAATGATCCTTAAACATGTCTGACAGACAGTCGCTGAATATGATCATTTAGGCTCTATAATTCTAAAGCATTCATGGCCAGCAGTATCTCATTACTTTGAATTGTGTGGATGAAAATGATCGGTAGTTGCTGTTGTTCTGTAGTTTTACCACTAGGTGGCAACATTTAGACTCTTTTGATGAGGTTTTTTTGAAAACCGTTTCTATCTTTGCTGTTGATGATGAACGCAAAAAACTAGTGTTGGGGTGCCTAAACCATAATTTAGATGTAAAGGCCATATGTTTAACATTTGCTTCCATACCGTATTTGTTTTCTTAAGGTCATGCTGTGTTTGTTTGCAGAATGAGTACTACGGTGTGAAACGtcctcagtgtgtttgtgtctgtcttcctACAGTGGCCTTCCTGTTCAACTGGATTGGGTTCTGCCTGTCCTTCTGCCTGACCAACACCATCGCTGGGCGATACGGGGCCATATGCGGCTttggcctctctctcatcaAGTGGATTCTCATCGTCAGGGTACGGCTACCAGGCCCCAGATATTCGGCAAGAAATTGTCAATCCCAAATGTGTCGTCTAGGACGACTAGCTGCTGCTTCCGAGACAAAAATGTCAACACGCTGTCAGAAAAGCCAATCCACTACTCCTCTCTGTATGGAACGTGCGTGGAGCCAAAGAACGAGTCGAACCTGACCTAAGAGTCTGAGGAATAAGGTAgcgactactgtgtgtgtgtgcgtggttctATCACAGCCCTAGCGTGGCTGGGTCAGGAAGCAGACACATGCCCAGGCGTGTTGCCGGGACACATGACAGGGTGAGAAGGACACCTAGAACCAGAGCCACGGTTCTCTGGCATTAATCAAAATCCCCCGTGTCATTtacacacaggaagaggaacacTAACACTAACATACTTTTAGTTTGGTGCAACTGTTAAGATTTAGTCCGACCTTTTTTGCCTACATGCTTTATTTGTTTCTTTTGTATTCACAGTTCTCTGACTATTTTACTGGATACTTCAATGGACAGTACTGGCTCTGGTGGATCTTCCTGATCCTTGGTGAGTCTGTAGGACAGACCAGCAATTTATTCACGCTTGCTGGTTTACTTATTTAGCACACTAACCAACCTCCTCAAATAACATAGCAATACTAATGATAATTCATTTGATTTGTAATGCGCCTTTCTTGCACTGAAGGCACTAAAATGAGGTAGAGTAGCAAACGTAAACGTGTGGGGCACACCAATGTCATCTAGTGGCCGAGTCAATTAACTGCTCATGTTCctcaacattttttttttttgctcataTAGTTAACATACAGCCATTGAGTCATTTGAGGAACATTTGAAATACACCATTGTGCGGTGGAGAGCGCCAGATGAGTGTTTGTGCTCATatttcttcttccctctccaggTCTTCTGCTGTTCTTCAGAGGATTCGTGAACTATCTGAAAGTGCGCAACATGTCAGAAAGCATGGCCACCTCTCACAGAACGCGCTTCTTCTTTCTTTATTAGAGGTGAAGTGAGGTAAGATGTCCACACGCAGGCTCCAGGGGTAACACCTACCATAGAAATGTATCTAGACTGTGTTTTTTGCCCATTTCTATGAAAAGGACACCAACTTCAGCAATCAGAATGGTGTTCTAAaattatatttgagtttttttgttcttcTTATTCTCATTCAATGTCTCGCGTCATTTACTTCAGGCTGTCAGACCAAAAATTCTTCCTAAATGTGAAATTCCTAGACGATTTGCCACTCCTCAAATGACCAGGACGCACACCCATCCTGAGAAGAGgttaaacaaaacacacaaggaAGGACAGCTCAATCGTTGACACAGTCTGGCctcttttaataaataaaaacaaataatggACTCGCATCTTTTAGAATTGAATGAATTTGTGTTATAAAATGTCAGTGTATTCAATATTCTTACCAGCTTTATTTGGCTCTTAACATTTTAATTGCTTTCCATCTACCCTTGATATTGTCTGTGTGCTTGATTTCCCCAAGTATTGTATAAACTGTGAGTCTTACCCTAAGGTGCTAATGTGGTACCTGTTGTTGGCCATCTTGAAATGTATAGGCAGAGTGGGAGGATGTGGTATACATTCAAGATGTTTTATGCAATGGATCCTTCCCCTAAAGCGGATGTCAGGTGGTATTTTTGCGATCCATGATATGCATGGTTTAGTAATATCCTGTCTGCTTAAGCACTATGGATCAGAATAATTCAGAATCAGCTTTCAGAATCTATTAGAGGTTGTTTTAGTCTGTTTTACCTTTTACTTAGTATCCAGATTTCATCATGTCTGGAATAAGAATCTGCTGTTTAATGAATATTTTGATCCAGCTAATGCCAATTTATAACATTTGCACTTTTCAAAAATCTGAGTTGTGAATTGCTTAATTATTGTTGTAGTTAGACTGATATGTTTTACTGTCAATCAGTTGGAACTGGAATTTGTATTTGTGTCAAAAGGATATCTGCCTTTTGCTCTTTTTACTTAAAGATAATGTAATTGTCAGTCCTTTTGTTTTAATTGTCAAAATTAGCCTAAACTGTGACATTTTTAAGTTATGCCAAGCTTGGATGATGCCTTTCTAATTCAATTATGTTCCACGAATGCCTCTTCAGCAATATGACAACCTTCAATTGGAAACGGTAATGCATGACTAGACAAGCCAATTAGTTTGAGCAGCAATTTTAGTATTCGATGTTTGACAACCAAACATTTTATTTGTCAAAAGTGATTCTCTTAACATCTGTTGAGCAATGATCATGTGTGCTTGTTAACTGGTATAAACTCATGAATTCTTGCAAAATGCAATAAAGTTCAAAATGCACCCTTGTGACTGGCCCATTTTGGATTATATCTAGAGTGGAATAACATGGAAGCCCTGAGGGCAGAATGCCTTCAAAAGTATGTCAGTACGACTTCTATATCATCATTGCTGTGACATTCTTCTCATAAGTCGGAGTGTGTCCAAATTGTATGGATGTTCTGTTGCTTTTCTGTCCAGGTTTACAAACCAGAGAGATATTCTCTGTAAAAACTAGAACAGAGTCTCCCTTGCAAGAGTTTTCTGTGCTGCTATGAgcaacccccctccctgctcccgtcCTCAATCCAGACTCTTTATAAACTGTTAATGAGTGACCCATTTACATAACTACCTTCCGGTCGGCAAATGTTCTCTTTTATgagggctcccccccccccccccccacacaactTTTTGTGTCAAGCAGGGATTGCTTACTTCTCACACCcttcttacccccccccccctcccctttctttccTGCCTCTAACTGGAGTGAGCAGGAAGGGTCCAAAGTAAACCCTGTCACACGTACAGAGAGGCAACAGCGCTGACAATCGCTGTCAGCAGCATGTCTGAGGCCCCCGGTGACTGGCTACGGCCAAACTAAGTatgtccccccacacacacagcccccaggaccccccaccaccacccctcataCGCCTGGTGCGGAAGCTTCTGGGGTTTTTAAGTCAACAGGGCTCCTCTCAGAGCCGGTTGACTCTAAAGATGACATGCCACCCTCAGGGGACTCCTGGGGAAGGGTTGACAGTCATAGGGGGCCCAGTGtgttttctcactctctgtgaGTGGTTCCTGATGACTTGAGAAGTGGACGTCCCtaaatatatgagagagagagagagcgccaaTGAGCTGACGGGTCCCAAAGACGTTTGTTTGTGAAGATATACGCACACACTACACGCAAGTGAAGGGCTACACATGCATCAGCACACACTCTTCACAAGCACCACAAGCTACTTGACCTTGCGGCACAAACGGGAGAAATATGTAATCTGTGCTATAGAACAAGGAAGCCGGCCTTTTAAGTGGGTAAGCTGCCGAGGAGGAACAGTCTGGCTCCCCTGTTGGTTTGGCAGGCAGACTCATGCCTCTCGTTGAGAACTAACCACAAATGGTAGAGCCTTGGGCTTTTCCAGCTGTGGAAGGGTTTCCGAGGATTCTAAATACAAGCCTGTGTTCAGTGAAACTGGCTGCTATGACGTGTCACAAAGACATGCACGACTACTCAAGCGTACAGGTATTTGAAATCCCTAGAGGGTTACGGCTCATAACGTATGACAATATTAATTGTGTCTGGTTATTCATGGTTAAGGCTTAGAAGCACGGACAATAGTGTCTAGCTTAGTTGGACATGAAattcatttcacacacacactgggtttaTTCTAGGCATGTACTCGGACATTTTCTGAGGGAACAGAGTGTCCTTTTCAGGAAGACAATGCTATTTCTAGTGCAAGATATCTGCCCCATCTGCACACATCTTGAGTTTAATGAAAGGGGCGAAAAGATGAGACTAGGTCAGTGCAACAGGGCGTGTGCGTGCTGCGTGTTCGTACGGCAACGGGACAAAGAGAGGCTTTGTCTTCACGTAGGTTTAGACACACACGGCAACTTGTTGGTTATTTCACACATCTTTGAGCTTTGGAAAATCCTCCACAACATGACCCCATGATTATCTCTATAAGAAGAGAGGAATTTAACACCTGGCTGCAGAAACCTATTTCAGCGCCAGCTCTTCTGGAACTATGAGCCAAGCTCCCAACAGCCATGCTGTTTTGTTCACAGGGTAGGGCCAAGGATAGACCGAAATAAACCAACCAACGTAAACTCTTATGGATGAGGAGAACTATGTGTAACACCTATCCAGATGGacaatatgtgtgtctgtttgtgtgtgcgtacatgtgttTAGGGCATGGGTGTGACTGGGCTCGGTTTAAAGAGTGAAGACCACAACTAATCTGGGGGTGATTATGGTTGGTTGCCCATCCATTTGAACAGTTCAGGCCCTGTGAGAGAAGACTGGCGTTGGGTCAGTTGTCAATGGCAGACAGTGGCCCAGAAGAAGGATATGTTTCTGTGGTGTGGACCTGGCAGGGAGTAAATGGTGCTCACTTCCCCAAGCTCCCTGCTTGACAAGGTTAATCTGCTCTGATGATGTGCAGTTGTGCTTGGCTCTGGTCCTCATAGATTCCTTCCGATAACCGTAACGTGAACTTTGGTGCGATAGGAAACCCGGAAAAGGCAGAACTAGAAGGAATGTTGTTTTACACGAGAGTTTGTATCTTCTGATTAAAATGATTTACATTCTGTAAGTGACATCCTGACAATAGCCAGTTGACTTCCCCTGTAGTAGCTGTGTATTTTAGCCACGGAGGACACGTTTTCTGTCTGCCAGATTACTTTGAATTGATGTTACTGTGGAACTTATTTGAATTGTGTGAGGATAGAAAAGAACATACGAGTCTTTATCTTATGTTGGTGAAACAATCAGGTTGTTGAAACTTATAAGAAATGTGCAAGAAAGGAACATGTCAACGCCCGATTGCTGAAACACACATGAAATACACTTGTTTCTTTCCTTTCCCAAACTCTTATTATGTGGCACCTCAAACTCCCTGTAGAAAAGTTCAAGTGCAGACTGTCTGGCACAGTGCCACCAGGAACAGGTTCTAGGTGAAGTGAATCAAAGCAGCTGTTGCAGAGCAGTCGCCGTGGCAACTGCCACACAATATTTGTATTAGGACGTGTGAGAGACACATGATACAGACCATCCTAGCTCTCAGGGTCCTAGAGTACACAACATTACACACAGCTGTCTCGGGGAAAAACTCAGGAAACAGACGCCGGATCGTTCCATCGGGTCGTCTTGAGGACGGGTCCGTGAACCAAGGTCTAATTGTGGTTCCGGATCCCCAATATAAAATATGTCCTCTTTCTTGTTTGTCTTCCATGTCATTTATCTCCTGTAAGACGAGCTACGTGTCTCTCCAAGAGCAGCAAAGCGAGATATGAGCTCAACGTCTGCAAATATTGACATTCTTTGGAAGATGCCACCTGGCCTACAGTGTATTTCCCCACTCACAATCACCCTCTTCTGGCCACAAAGCACTCCAAGGAACGGTTTGGAGGACTGCAGGTTTGAGAGAGCATTGGATTGCTTTCTTACACTTTTTGACATTCTGTTACTGATCAATGGTGCGAAGCTCATACTCCCTTCGGTGGTCAAACGTTTTCTTGGAAGTTTTTCTGCAACCACCACGGAGCATAGTGAAACATCAGAACATCACGTTCAAATCTGTTGATGCTTGTGGCAGTTGGAGTCCAAAGGAGGCAATTGTGCTGATTATAATTATCGTTCTCTGAAGTTTGAACAGTGCagtatttctgtctttctttccacATTCGTTTCAGTGATTTAATATTTAATCTACCCCCACCAACTACAACGAAAGAACCTCACACATAGGTCGTTGGGCACTATTAATTAAGTTACCCTATCAATATTGTAAACTGGAGGCAAAAGTCTGAGGTTTGCTCTCCTTTACTCAGTGGTTCACAAATGGAAAATCAGAGGGCATACATAGCTGTCAGGTGATGTTTGCTGTAGTTTACCTGTTTTAAATGGCGCTAGCCAATCATCTACCATGTGTCGGCCATTTTGGCCTGAATGTTCCGTCTAGGCCACACAGTGGACAGCAGTGTTAGCGTGGCATGAAAGGCCTCAATCACCGCCTTTCACTCACAGCCTGGGGCCAGAGGGAGGGGGTAtgaaggatgagggaggaggaagagagagagagtgggtgggtgggtgggggggggacagaaagagggaaggtgggtgggagggagagagagagactttcttTAACTCTTTCACGTTTAGAGAGCACTAGCATGTGTTAGTGAGCTACCCTTCCATATTTTCTCAGTAAACAGCCCCTCTCCGCGTTCTCTCCGTGTCTGAACAGTGGCAGGCTTTGAGTCGCATCACTTAAGGGCCTATTAATAATTTGACAAGTTTTCTCAAAGATTAATTGCGGTAAGCACTGGGGTGCGATTATTTGTGGCCAAAAACTCCATAAACCAACTCAGGCTCCATTTCCTTGCTAATTTTCCACTTATCATAACGCTAATGGGAGCCGAGCTAGTCAGTGTGATGCATCGCTTGGTCCCCGTGTGTCACGCGTGACAGCTAGACATGCTCCTcgccagcatgaacacacttcctgtcctctaAAACATGAGCGTGTTCATGCTTTTTGCTCCCAGCCAACCCTTTCTGCAATGACCTAACTGCGGGACCACAATTAGAGGTTATGAATCATATATTGCGTACACGGCGCGGTTAGTGACCCCTACATCCCCACTGGGGAGTTTGgattcttcccccctccccccagccgggGCCTGTTAATCAGCTGGCCAGCTGGAGCACAAAGAAGTCAGTGTCCCCATGGCTGGAGTGACTGAGATAAGAGCCACCTGCTAGTCCCCCATCCAGGCCCGACTATAGGGTCCGACACAGGGATGTCCACACAGCATGCTGGGATGGAAAATTCTTGTataatatacatttttattatatattttgttcCACTGGCCAACAGGATCTTTCTTGATTACCGAGGACAACAGATTTgtcatttaattaaaaaaatattgcaGTTTTTCACAAGTAGTTCTGACATGAGCCAATGAGTCAAAGGCAACATACAGGATGAACTTCTGAGTGACGGATATTGAATGGTAGAAGAAAACCTTGTGAATGCCAAGCTCTCCCTTTCTGCACCACTGGTGTTTCTTTATCCTGTGCTGATCCCTTTCACACCATCCTCCCCATACACTCCATGTGTTCCTGCTTACCTTCCCCCATCCtgccatcccttcatccctccattcctccagatCTGCTGTATCTCATTATGGGGGCCTTTAGCCAACAGGCTGGACGTCACAACTCTGCTGACACTTAAACAGCCCCACCGAGGAGCTGGCAAAACCGGCTTCTATTGCCTCAGTAAATCACCCCAGTTGTTCCACaaatgtgcaagtgtgtgtgtgtgtgtgtgtgtgggggggggggggggggggggtgcaagacAATGCTGTAAAAAACTAGTGGCAAGGAaagtgaagaaaagaaaaaacaaacacaaatggcCAATGGCCATGTTGTTAAGCTCACAATAGACCAAGGGTCTAAGACAATAAACAGGAAGTAAGGACAGACAGGGTTTCCTCATTGCCCCCCAACTGACCCTCTGACCTCCAGTGACCAGGGTAACCAAATATGTCAGACATGGTCAAAGGGTTGCCAACTCAGTCCTCCATGGAACCAGAGAAAAAACATGACATGTTTTCCTTGCCCCAAAACAGTTTGATGATAGTCTACTTTTCGTTTCACAGAAAGTTAGCATGATTGATGATTAAAAAAGTTTTTTTACAGTGTTTGATAGATTAATTTTTCGTGTCATGCGCACAAAGTGCACAACCCTCATGGGTTTACAAAATACCAAAATTTCTGTTGTAATGGTCAAACATGTTATTCCATTACAACATGACACTTATTTTACAGCTCTTAATCTGAatattcttccttctctcccaagTTTGGCAAATAAAATCTGCTACTAAAAAGGTTCCCTTCCTGAAGCACAAAGTTTTTCAGAATCATCAAGCCAAAATAAATTGACATGAATGGAGGACATTTTACCAAAAAAATGACATCCCTTATATCCATTTTTACGTCATTCTCAATATCAATAAACTCATACAACAAACACAGCCTGGCCTCCTTTGGAATGACATTAAATCTGATGGTGTCGAGGGTTAATGGTAATGATCCTGTCTGTAACTGTGCACATAGGGATCTTTGACTTTTGTTGAAATTATACTTCACATTGTTTATTTAGGAAACAATAAGTCTTAAGTTTTTTTATACCATACATAAACGGACCATTTTTCTCAATACATGAGAAATAATTTGCTCCTTATCTCCTGAATATCACAGCCGTGTTCTGAAAAATTAATGACAAATAAAATAAGGATTTCAACTCATTCGCCCAGGGATGACCATGCAAAATGTCCTTATTAAATATATATCTAGCATACCATATCTCCACCAATGGCCAAAAACTGAAGTACAATTATGGGACTTCCAAAAAAGATTGAATAGCTCTATGATCCACAGTGTTACAACTTCACGGAAACCCCAAACACCAGAAGTATAGTCAGACACAGCATGTACACATGAACTACAGAGTTGTGTATAAGTATGGAATCCCAGATCACCACATTGTTTAACTTTGTTCATTCCCAGTGCTCTATCCGCTGACTGAGCTAGAATACTAGACCCATTCTTCTTTATTCTTACATGTACGATGGAAGTGACTGCATATTCGTGATCAAAACATGATCCGGCTTTCCTAAATTCATTTAGCTCATCTTCAAGCAAACTTGTTCTCTCAAGGTGGCCTACAAGTCTGAAAGTGAGGAATACAATTGATACAAACAGCTAATAAGACTCATACCCCTATAGCTAAGTGGTAGCTTGGGATCATAGTTTGAAGATTTATGAATAACAGACTTGTGCcactgtgtaggaatactgtCAAAACAGACTAAACTCATATCATTAAAGATTCATGGACGTTAGTGAATCA
It encodes:
- the ndfip2 gene encoding NEDD4 family-interacting protein 2; the encoded protein is MDQAASRYQVLHNEDDLSEASTSAQPSTSAQASASPEPALQGGDAEAPPPPYTSIALGATAAESSFQGDFPVPPPYSVATSLPTYDEAEKAKAASLAASAVEVIPRDDDFPPRDDFSDADQLRVGNDGIFMLAFFMAFLFNWIGFCLSFCLTNTIAGRYGAICGFGLSLIKWILIVRFSDYFTGYFNGQYWLWWIFLILGLLLFFRGFVNYLKVRNMSESMATSHRTRFFFLY